In Bombus huntii isolate Logan2020A chromosome 3, iyBomHunt1.1, whole genome shotgun sequence, a single genomic region encodes these proteins:
- the LOC126864331 gene encoding prohormone-1 — translation MPSLRTVIFLAMVLMVLIDLSIALPAADKERLLNEVDLVDDDGSIETALINYLFTKQIVKRLRNQLDIGDLQRKRSYWKQCAFNAVSCFGK, via the exons ATGCCGTCGCTACGAACTGTCATATTTCTGGCCATGGTCCTGATGGTGTTGATCGACTTGTCGATAGCCCTTCCAGCCGCTGACAAGGAGAGACTTTTAAACGAGGTAGAC CTGGTGGACGACGATGGAAGCATCGAGACTGCTCTGATCAATTACCTGTTTACGAAGCAAATCGTGAAACGGCTTCGGAATCAGTTGGACATCGGGGATCTCCAGCGTAAACGCAGCTACTGGAAACAGTGCGCTTTCAACGCGGTCTCCTGCTTCGGCAAATAA